In Natator depressus isolate rNatDep1 chromosome 17, rNatDep2.hap1, whole genome shotgun sequence, one genomic interval encodes:
- the CHCT1 gene encoding LOW QUALITY PROTEIN: CHD1 helical C-terminal domain containing protein 1 (The sequence of the model RefSeq protein was modified relative to this genomic sequence to represent the inferred CDS: deleted 3 bases in 2 codons) — MPASWTASHRATFPSSLARMEVSERGGNGLCQVEKVGPEEGQTREKISMGEWKCPAGYGTASQVENEYLLSKVKEATPLKNSSSTIPSGHLLIRYTDGLDQDTFKICKEFLRPFKKSLRKLDLPKDLPKDKKLKYTKKNLTTLGDHINMFLQHYCKSWELKHWKKMLWRFVSLFSELDAKHLHKLYKYSKSNEMAKFLKLYCSSENPDSVPVPENTKLTKLYDAWGLHGDINNMQEKLSQIQSQPSQMSRQGDSEAASRTKKRLCNTTSNTNKKRAPQTQLHQQALWTKSTISASVVKGFPHTQQLLRIKKFHKTTKYLQ, encoded by the exons ATGCCAGCAAGCTGGACTGCTAGCCACAGGGCgactttcccttcc tcccttgcCAGAATGGAGGTCTCAGAGAGGGGAGGAAATGGACTGTGCCAAGTGGAGAAAGTGGGCCCAGaagaaggtcagactagagagAAAATAAGCATGGGAGAGTGGAAGTGCCCAGCTGGGTATGGCACAGCCAGCCAGGT AGAGAATGAGTATTTGCTGAGCAAGGTGAAGGAGGCAACCCCTTTGAAGAACAGTTCGAGTACCATACCATCTGGACATTTGCTTATCCGCTACACTGATGGCCTTGATCAAGACACCTTCAAAATT TGCAAGGAGTTTCTGAGACCCTTTAAAAAATCTCTTCGGAAACTGGATTTGCCCAAAGATCTTCCCAAGGACAAAAAACTGAAGTACACGAAGAAAAACTTGACTACACTTGGGGATCACATCAATATGTTTCTTCAGCATTACTGCAAATCCTGGGAACTCAAACACTGGAAGAA GATGCTGTGGAGATTTGTCTCTCTTTTCTCAGAACTGGACGCAAAACACCTGCACAAACTCTACAAATACAGTAAGAGCAACGAAATGGCTAAGTTTCTG aaATTGTACTGTAGCTCAGAAAACCCTGATTCAGTTCCAGTACCCGAAAACACCAAGTTGACCAAGCTGTATGATGCATGGGGCCTCCATGGAGACATAAATAATATGCAAGAGAAGCTGAGTCAGATCCAGTCACAGCCATCGCAAATGAGCCGACAGGGTGACTCAGAGGCAGCAAGTAGGACAAAGAAGAG GCTCTGTAACACCACTTCAAACACCAACAAAAAGAGAGCACCT CAAACACAGCTCCATCAGCAAGCCTTATGGACAAAAAGCACCATCAGTGCCTCAGTAGTCAAGGGATTTCCCCACACCCAGCAGCTCTTAAGAATTAAAAAATTCCACAAAACAACTAAGTATTTGCAGTAG